The proteins below come from a single Procambarus clarkii isolate CNS0578487 chromosome 26, FALCON_Pclarkii_2.0, whole genome shotgun sequence genomic window:
- the LOC138368829 gene encoding uncharacterized protein, producing MRLLEVLGGSSLTHGRASSSVAAAGVYQDGTTRRERDALEKGGGEPKEARGGYCEVGDGVTVGVASRRSACGTPKPRPDSKVSLFWRMYGSGPSGDTPTASGNVRKNKKETKMFGLGRRFSFRSSSASKQVFLFHRSNTLPVKGSPGAGDKSSVQPGFVPVIKEEDLNDSLGANRSETNEQIGNHRAAHQDKRGPSCSIFTQHGRNGEPRRKCISRKTNPMLTHRDEECAEARVSQFICAISSEEGSVRGGLSRGSSECTLRQEPSELTSHYLSASEIAVSEVTSCDLPLVDLTLSDATPHVSPDSSTTSTPSVTVGAGLDLSRSSCSTMGSSILPMPASHPVPCRDTKPPGPILDSLAQFLASFRAPEGLLPRETHERATSDSSITPANSLPRDWLEYNPSSTSTSSGASSKREQESSGGKNLDTKTRSRCHRCPQCQVNFLTGRQLLEHWSVVHTHDLLQLTLSPLHHPHPHGDHHQVNQLQSKPGKHLRHSKEEEDTWIMKTPTQHDNGSPVLEVSLQTIA from the coding sequence ATGAGGCTGCTGGAGGTGTTGGGCGGGAGCTCCCTGACACATGGTCGTGCGTCGTCATCCGTCGCTGCGGCAGGTGTGTACCAGGACGGGACGACTCGCCGTGAGAGGGACGCCCTTGAGAAAGGTGGAGGAGAGCCCAAGGAAGCGAGAGGGGGATACTGTGAGGTCGGTGACGGGGTCACGGTAGGTGTGGCCAGCAGAAGGAGTGCCTGCGGGACGCCCAAACCTCGGCCAGACTCTAAAGTTTCCCTCTTCTGGAGGATGTATGGGTCGGGTCCCTCAGGTGACACCCCAACAGCATCAGGAAATGTGCGGAAAAACAAAAAAGAAACCAAAATGTTCGGATTGGGCAGGCGGTTTTCCTTTCGGTCATCAAGCGCATCTAAACAGGTGTTTCTCTTCCATCGCAGTAACACCCTTCCTGTGAAAGGGTCACCTGGTGCTGGGGACAAATCCTCAGTACAACCTGGCTTCGTGCCAGTGATCAAGGAGGAAGATTTGAACGATTCACTTGGTGCTAATCGTTCAGAAACAAACGAGCAGATTGGTAACCACAGAGCCGCCCATCAGGATAAGCGAGGTCCCAGTTGTTCCATCTTCACTCAGCATGGCCGAAATGGTGAACCTCGGAGAAAATGCATATCAAGAAAAACTAACCCGATGTTGACACACAGAGATGAAGAGTGCGCCGAGGCTCGGGTGAGTCAGTTTATCTGTGCAATAAGTAGCGAGGAGGGTAGTGTCAGGGGTGGACTGTCTCGAGGGTCGTCTGAGTGTACGTTGCGTCAGGAACCTTCCGAGCTCACTTCTCATTATCTTAGTGCGTCTGAGATAGCTGTTTCTGAGGTCACGTCTTGTGACCTTCCTCTAGTTGATTTGACCTTGAGTGACGCCACGCCCCACGTCAGCCCCGatagcagcaccacctccacccccagcGTCACTGTAGGCGCTGGCCTTGACCTCTCGAGGTCGTCATGCTCCACCATGGGATCCAGTATCCTGCCGATGCCAGCCTCTCATCCAGTCCCCTGCAGGGACACCAAGCCTCCTGGTCCCATACTAGATTCCCTTGCTCAATTTCTAGCTTCCTTCAGGGCACCTGAAGGCCTCCTACCCAGGGAAACCCACGAGAGAGCGACTTCAGACAGTTCCATAACCCCTGCCAATTCTCTGCCCCGGGATTGGCTGGAGTACAATCCGTCGTCAACCAGCACCTCGTCAGGGGCCTCTAGTAAGAGAGAGCAGGAATCAAGCGGAGGTAAAAACCTGGACACAAAGACTAGATCACGGTGTCATCGATGCCCACAGTGTCAGGTGAACTTCCTGACGGGGCGCCAACTGCTGGAGCACTGGTCAGTTGTCCACACCCACGACCTGCTGCAGCTGACACTCtcgcccctccaccaccctcacccccacgGAGACCACCACCAAGTGAATCAGTTACAAAGTAAGCCAGGAAAACACCTTCGACATTCAAAGGAGGAAGAAGATACCTGGATAATGAAGACTCCGACACAACATGACAACGGCTCTCCAGTCTTAGAGGTAAGTTTACAGACTATTGcataa